The genomic interval CTCAAAAGTGGGGTCAATATCTGCCGGAATGACATAATCTGCAGCTTTTTAGCTACTTACTTGCCGGAATCCGGGGCTTCAAAAGGGGGCAGCATGCTCCGGATTCTCCATGTTATATCTAACTCTAAGATGTTACCTTCACTATAAGCTTTTATAAATCTATCTGATGGTGTTTGAGCAATAAAACTACCTTGATTTAAAAACCATTCATGATCTATATGCAAATCAAGTACATTTTCTTCTCCTTCATCTGTATACTTATACTGATAGAAAACACCTGTTAGGCTAAAAAAAAAGGATTTACAGACTTCTCCTTGATTAAGTAAAATGTCATTTTTGGCAACACGTCGAACTGTAATTTTACTTTCAAATAGTTTTACCTCTGTATGGCTATAAACTCCAGTGGTCATCAAGCTGTGGGAAATCATCATACCAATAAAAAGGAACTATGTTTATGTAGATGTCAATTAAAAATATGACGCACTTCGTTGTCAGCTAATTCGCCAAAACCAACTGATACCGGACCTACTTGTGTGTGACTGGCATGGCAAAGTATATATTGAAAGGAATATACAAAGATTATCCAAAGGGTGCAAGAACTCCTCTGTAGATGTGTTACTCGAAAGGGGGAGTTAAATTAACTCCCCCTTTCGAGTAACACAAGTTATCCACTCCGGTCTAGCCTGTCCGATCTTAACTTGCTTTCTATTTTTTGAGGGAATAACACTGTAAGGTTAATCCATTTTGTTATCTGAATTTTTAGCCTATCTCAGTTGCCTTCAATTTAATATCTGTTCTCTTGACTTTCTGCTAGGTAACTTCTACCTTATTGGCTCTATACTAGATGCTTGGAGCCACATGATCTCAATTGACTTCATACAATCTCTCCATCTTTTTAATCCCAATAACTTATGAAGATTACTTTATTATTTTCCTTTCTAGCCTTGAGTTGGACAGGCTGGCATTCAGTAAGCTATAGCCAATCCTATAATGCAGGCGTAGGTTCCGGTTCTCAAGGATATAATAGTATACACCTTGGTGCTTATGCTGGCAGAGTCTCAACCGGGAGTGGCAATAACTTTGTAGGTTATCAAGCAGGATATTCTAACACTTATGCAAGTAGCAATATCTTTCTAGGCAATCAAACTGGCTATAATAATATTGGTGGTGATGATAACATCTTTATAGGCTCTTTGGCTGGCTACTCTAATTCTCATGGTGATAAAAACATTTTTATTGGTATAAGAGCTGGTATATTAAACACTACTGGATATTACAACAACTTTATTGGTGACCAGGCAGGTTACTCTACCACTACTGGCTACGCCAACAACTTTATTGGTACTGATGCAGGCCTCAAAAATAGTACAGGTCACAATAATAGTATTATTGGCTTTAGGGCTGGGTATTATAACACTTCGGGTTACTATAATAGCTTTGTTGGCGCTTTGGCCGGCTTTAATAATAACACTGGATTTAACAATGTAATGTTAGGCTATAGGGCAGGTTATAGCAATACTGCTAGCAATAATACTTTTATTGGGAAGGAAGCCGGGTTTAAAACCACAACAGGTTCAGTAAATACTTTCATAGGGGGAGAAGCTGGTTATAACAATATAAGTGGTTCAAACAATGTGTTCGTGGGTAGACTAACAG from Rhodocytophaga rosea carries:
- a CDS encoding Crp/Fnr family transcriptional regulator; amino-acid sequence: MTTGVYSHTEVKLFESKITVRRVAKNDILLNQGEVCKSFFFSLTGVFYQYKYTDEGEENVLDLHIDHEWFLNQGSFIAQTPSDRFIKAYSEGNILELDITWRIRSMLPPFEAPDSGK